A single region of the Thermotoga sp. genome encodes:
- a CDS encoding STAS domain-containing protein: MESLKLEKVEQEDKIVVKVHGEIDAYNSSELKEQLRNLVSSTDKKKIILDLSSVSYMDSAGLGTLVVILKDAKINGKDFILSSLKESILRIFKLTHLDKIFKIVDTTEEV; the protein is encoded by the coding sequence GTGGAAAGCTTGAAACTCGAGAAAGTAGAGCAAGAAGACAAGATAGTCGTGAAGGTTCATGGGGAAATCGATGCTTACAATTCCTCAGAACTGAAAGAACAGCTGAGGAACCTTGTTTCATCGACAGACAAGAAGAAAATTATCTTGGATCTTTCGTCCGTTTCCTATATGGACAGCGCAGGCCTGGGTACACTGGTTGTCATTTTAAAAGATGCGAAGATCAACGGGAAAGACTTTATTCTCAGTTCTCTGAAAGAGAGTATCCTGAGAATCTTCAAACTCACACACCTGGACAAGATCTTCAAGATCGTCGACACAACAGAGGAGGTGTAA